Proteins from a single region of Nodularia sp. LEGE 06071:
- a CDS encoding extracellular solute-binding protein, whose protein sequence is MDRRSFLLGAGGLALSQLLVGCGGSNQRKLNIQLLKGSIPSQIVRQFRQSVQPQVELNFSPVEQIQDLFKQLQGWQDKSKSTVQPFWTRFIPFRKSQPAVASDLVTLGDYWLQAAIDQKLIQPLEAAEVKQLKQWSALDQRWQQLVTRDNQGNLDTQGNVWAAPYRWGSTVILYHRQKLQSLGWTPEDWSDLWRDGLQNRISLVNQPREVIGLVLKKLGQSYNTENLDTIPGLENELRALNKQVKLYSSNNYLEPLIIGDTWLAVGWSSDIIPLLPRYPQLAAVIPKSGTAMWADLWVRPTGVKKDTFSSQWIDFCWQPDIAKQISLLTRSNSPISPNIAPSDLQEPFRSLLEGNRAVFDKSEFLLSLSPTAMKQYESLFAKIKQE, encoded by the coding sequence ATGGATCGACGATCTTTTTTATTGGGTGCAGGAGGGCTGGCGCTTTCGCAGTTGCTGGTTGGTTGTGGCGGAAGCAACCAAAGGAAACTCAATATCCAGTTATTAAAAGGTTCTATCCCCAGTCAGATAGTTCGTCAGTTTCGCCAAAGTGTACAGCCACAGGTAGAGTTAAATTTTTCCCCAGTTGAGCAGATACAGGATTTATTTAAACAATTGCAAGGTTGGCAAGATAAATCAAAAAGCACTGTTCAGCCATTTTGGACTCGCTTTATACCATTTAGGAAATCCCAACCAGCAGTTGCATCTGACTTAGTGACATTAGGCGATTACTGGCTCCAAGCAGCTATTGATCAAAAACTTATTCAACCACTAGAAGCAGCGGAAGTCAAACAGTTAAAACAGTGGTCTGCTTTAGATCAAAGGTGGCAACAACTGGTAACACGCGATAATCAAGGCAACCTGGATACTCAAGGCAATGTTTGGGCGGCTCCTTACCGTTGGGGTAGTACAGTCATTCTTTATCATCGTCAAAAGTTGCAGAGTTTGGGGTGGACACCGGAGGACTGGAGTGATTTATGGCGAGATGGATTGCAGAATCGGATTTCTTTAGTGAATCAACCCAGAGAAGTCATCGGTCTGGTTTTGAAAAAGCTGGGACAATCCTACAACACAGAAAATCTCGACACCATCCCAGGGTTAGAAAATGAACTCAGGGCATTAAACAAACAGGTAAAATTGTACAGTTCTAATAACTACCTAGAACCGCTAATTATTGGAGATACTTGGCTAGCAGTTGGTTGGTCAAGCGACATTATACCCTTGCTGCCGCGTTATCCCCAACTTGCCGCAGTTATCCCCAAATCAGGAACAGCAATGTGGGCAGATTTATGGGTACGCCCTACAGGAGTTAAAAAAGACACTTTCTCATCACAGTGGATTGATTTTTGTTGGCAACCAGACATTGCTAAACAAATTTCTCTGTTAACTAGAAGTAATTCGCCTATTTCCCCTAATATTGCCCCATCCGACCTTCAGGAACCATTTAGAAGTCTGTTAGAAGGTAATCGTGCAGTTTTTGACAAAAGTGAATTTTTGCTTTCCTTATCGCCAACAGCAATGAAGCAGTATGAGTCTTTGTTCGCCAAAATTAAGCAAGAGTAG
- a CDS encoding class I SAM-dependent methyltransferase — protein sequence MKNDRSQNPQFSPLKNDWDSHLYEDKHAFVWQYGEELLKLLNPKSGESILDLGCGTGQLTEKISLAGAEVMGIDRAPAMIEKARENYPHLLFDIADARNFQIDQPLDAVFSNATLHWVKEPEKAIACVHQSLKPGGRFVAEFGGKGNVQAIAQALSTALTSLGITDVETRNPWYFPSIGEYSTLLEQQGFEVTYAILFSRPTPLADKQAGMANWIQMFASTFLTGLSPDQQTQVIRQVEQTLPQKMYSDDSWTADYKRLRFFAMRV from the coding sequence ATGAAAAACGATCGCTCACAAAACCCCCAATTCTCTCCACTTAAAAATGATTGGGATAGTCACCTGTATGAGGATAAACACGCCTTTGTTTGGCAATATGGGGAAGAATTATTAAAATTGCTCAACCCCAAATCAGGAGAATCTATTTTGGATTTGGGCTGTGGTACAGGACAACTCACCGAGAAAATTTCCTTGGCTGGTGCTGAGGTGATGGGAATCGATCGCGCACCTGCCATGATTGAGAAAGCTAGGGAAAACTATCCTCATCTATTATTTGATATCGCTGATGCGAGAAACTTTCAAATAGACCAGCCATTAGATGCAGTATTTTCCAACGCGACTTTGCATTGGGTGAAAGAACCAGAAAAGGCGATCGCCTGTGTGCATCAGTCACTGAAACCAGGGGGGCGCTTTGTCGCTGAGTTCGGTGGTAAGGGAAACGTGCAAGCGATCGCTCAAGCCTTGTCTACTGCTTTAACATCCCTTGGGATTACAGACGTAGAAACACGGAATCCTTGGTATTTCCCCAGTATTGGCGAATACTCTACCCTCCTTGAACAGCAAGGTTTTGAAGTCACTTATGCCATCCTGTTTAGCCGTCCCACTCCCCTAGCAGATAAACAAGCAGGAATGGCAAATTGGATTCAAATGTTTGCCAGCACTTTTCTCACAGGATTATCTCCTGACCAGCAAACACAAGTCATTCGTCAGGTAGAGCAGACACTTCCACAGAAAATGTATTCTGATGATAGTTGGACAGCTGATTACAAAAGACTTCGCTTTTTTGCCATGAGAGTTTAG
- a CDS encoding DUF3226 domain-containing protein, whose amino-acid sequence MAKSDNPKKLLVEGQDDLRVIPELIKKHGITWVDKKEQPIILINECKGFDNITSDLIYTELQTGGRTHLGLVVDGDVEPLSRWQSLRNTVLSSIRQPNSIEIPKQIPETGLIFNTPDGQKFGVWMMPDNIIPGMLETFLGYMIPQEGTSLWQYAQEVAREAKNQGATFKDSYIHKAEIYTWLAWQNKPGRQIHQAIKYNILNPQDAKVQGFITWFKTLYDL is encoded by the coding sequence ATGGCAAAAAGTGATAATCCCAAAAAATTGTTAGTTGAAGGTCAAGATGATTTACGAGTTATACCAGAGTTAATTAAGAAACATGGAATTACTTGGGTTGATAAAAAGGAGCAACCAATTATATTAATTAATGAATGTAAAGGTTTTGACAATATCACTTCAGACCTCATATATACAGAATTGCAAACTGGAGGACGCACTCATTTAGGTTTAGTTGTAGATGGTGATGTTGAGCCGCTTTCACGTTGGCAAAGTCTTAGAAATACTGTTTTGTCAAGTATTCGCCAGCCAAATAGTATTGAGATTCCTAAACAAATACCAGAAACAGGATTAATTTTTAATACACCAGATGGACAAAAGTTTGGGGTTTGGATGATGCCAGATAATATCATCCCAGGTATGCTAGAAACATTTTTAGGTTACATGATTCCTCAAGAGGGGACATCTCTTTGGCAATATGCTCAGGAGGTAGCAAGGGAGGCAAAAAATCAAGGAGCAACATTCAAAGATTCCTATATTCATAAAGCGGAAATTTACACTTGGTTAGCATGGCAAAATAAACCAGGTAGACAAATACATCAAGCCATAAAGTATAATATTTTGAACCCGCAAGATGCAAAGGTACAGGGATTTATAACCTGGTTTAAAACTTTATACGATTTATAA
- a CDS encoding AAA family ATPase has translation MLKSVKIENFRCFKSFELQQLGRINLLVGENNSGKTSILEAIQLLCSRTNLEPLGEIMINRGEYFWSDHLREERELDISHLFNEHEFQRDSTFSISGINDDVKEDFSIKIGEIKQRIDYDLNNSNLDEKFKEKLIADYLSSHHTKIINFQIIWQRQEETTDHLNLPLSDNNCLDLNSIRRFGRDKTNKVPKTIFINSSSLNTEKMTELFNEVVLNPEEELVTEALKIIDNKIERIAPANVQKASQMMRLRSAESHTGFYVRLADSNQRVPIGSMGDGIWRILGIILATVCAKDGYLFIDEIDTGLHFTTMSDMWKLIWQTAKRLNVQVFATTHNSDCWQSLADIAEQEDTTKDGIRIHRIEKGKERSIVFTEPQMVIAAERELEVR, from the coding sequence ATGTTAAAGAGCGTAAAAATAGAGAATTTTCGATGTTTTAAATCTTTCGAGCTTCAGCAGCTAGGTAGAATTAATCTGCTCGTGGGTGAAAATAACAGTGGTAAAACATCTATATTAGAAGCTATTCAGCTTTTATGCTCACGAACTAATCTTGAGCCACTCGGTGAAATAATGATAAACCGAGGTGAGTATTTTTGGAGTGATCATCTAAGAGAAGAACGTGAACTTGATATCTCTCATTTATTTAATGAGCATGAATTTCAGAGAGATAGTACATTTTCAATTTCAGGAATTAACGATGATGTTAAAGAGGATTTTTCTATAAAAATAGGTGAAATTAAACAAAGGATTGATTATGATTTAAATAATTCTAATTTGGATGAGAAATTCAAAGAAAAACTTATTGCTGATTATTTATCAAGTCATCACACAAAAATCATAAATTTTCAAATTATTTGGCAGCGTCAAGAAGAAACTACAGACCATTTAAACTTACCCTTATCAGATAATAACTGTCTAGATTTAAACTCTATTAGACGTTTTGGCAGGGATAAAACGAATAAAGTGCCTAAAACTATATTTATTAATTCTTCTTCCCTAAATACTGAAAAAATGACAGAACTATTTAACGAAGTAGTGTTAAATCCTGAAGAAGAATTAGTAACAGAAGCACTGAAAATTATTGATAATAAAATTGAACGTATTGCTCCAGCAAATGTTCAAAAAGCTAGTCAGATGATGAGATTACGTTCTGCTGAATCGCATACTGGCTTTTATGTCCGCCTTGCTGACAGTAACCAGCGCGTACCAATTGGTAGTATGGGGGATGGTATTTGGCGCATTTTAGGAATTATACTAGCTACTGTATGCGCTAAAGATGGATATTTATTTATAGATGAGATTGATACAGGACTCCATTTTACTACCATGTCCGATATGTGGAAACTGATTTGGCAAACAGCCAAAAGATTAAATGTACAAGTTTTTGCCACTACACATAATAGTGATTGTTGGCAAAGTTTAGCCGATATTGCAGAACAAGAAGATACAACTAAAGATGGTATTAGAATTCATAGGATTGAAAAAGGTAAAGAAAGAAGTATAGTTTTTACTGAACCTCAAATGGTCATTGCTGCTGAAAGAGAACTTGAGGTACGTTAA
- a CDS encoding Uma2 family endonuclease, which yields MQVTQQRYYTPEEYLALEEAAEYKSEYIDGVIIPMTGGTLDISANEHQSLVQQSLKPNFGRCRIDHKRISGNLYAALNFAFRQQNYEAFTGDLRLWIPQKRIYTYPDVMILADEPEFFNNCKDIIVNPQVIIEVLSKSTKGYDRENKFEAYRTIPTFQEYLLIDQTRIRVEQFSKTGKKQWSLREYDEEDQAIALNTIPFEISLQDLYNKVTFEPVESAVDECS from the coding sequence ATGCAAGTAACACAACAGCGATACTATACTCCAGAGGAATATTTAGCTTTAGAGGAAGCTGCTGAGTATAAAAGCGAATATATTGACGGGGTAATAATTCCAATGACAGGCGGAACATTAGACATATCCGCAAATGAGCATCAAAGCCTTGTACAGCAAAGTTTAAAACCTAATTTTGGGAGATGTCGAATAGATCATAAACGAATCTCTGGCAATCTCTACGCTGCATTAAATTTTGCTTTCAGACAGCAGAATTATGAGGCTTTCACAGGTGATTTGCGTCTGTGGATACCGCAAAAGCGTATTTATACTTATCCAGATGTGATGATACTGGCGGATGAACCGGAATTTTTCAATAATTGTAAAGATATCATTGTCAATCCACAGGTGATTATTGAGGTTTTATCAAAATCGACCAAAGGCTATGACCGTGAGAATAAATTTGAGGCTTACCGAACTATTCCTACGTTTCAAGAATATTTACTAATTGACCAAACTCGGATTCGTGTAGAGCAATTTTCTAAGACTGGGAAAAAGCAATGGTCGCTGCGTGAGTATGATGAGGAAGATCAGGCGATCGCACTCAATACTATACCCTTTGAGATTTCCCTACAAGATTTATACAACAAAGTTACATTTGAGCCTGTGGAGTCGGCTGTTGATGAATGTAGTTAA